Genomic DNA from Bifidobacterium sp. ESL0769:
GGCCCAGTTTGTTGGGCAGAACTTCAAGGCCGTTGTGGCCGGACTGCAAAGCGCTCAGGGCCTTATCAACCGCGCTCTGGTTGCCGTTGCCATCGAGCACGGCATTCGCGGCATCCAGCGCCTTCTTGAAGGTGGCCCAAGTTGCCGGCGTGTAATCGGCCTGAACCAGCTTTGAATCCTGAACAATCTCGTCGTTCAACGCGCTTGCGTCGCGAACCAGCGTCCACGCAGAGGCGACACTCGTACCGTTCTCAGCCGGAGTCACGGAGCTGCCTGCGGCATACGATGTATTGGTTGCGGCATCCTTCCAGCCGGCAAACGTATAGTCGTGCGAAACATGGCCACCATTGGCATAGCGGAGATTGGTGGGTCCTGCAGGCAACGCCATCGGCGCGAAACGCTCTACCAACTTGGAAGTGCCGTCGCTCTGCGGAACGTTCGCGGAATATCCGTGACTACGCAACGCCGCATTGTTGCCGTCGACCTTGTATTTCGCACTCGGAGCCGTCACATTTGTGGTGACATCGCGGTAACTCTCCCAAACGTATGTCGCCGCCGGAATTGGGGTGCGTGAAAAGACGTTGATGGCCTTTACCAAATCGGCTGCGGAATTAAATTCATTGCCTTTCAGGGCGTCATTGCTGGCAACAGGCGCGTCAACGACCTTGACCCACTTGCCGGTATAGCCGTTTTCTTCAAGACCTTTATTCGCTTCAGGAAGACCGTTGACCTGTAGGGACTTGTATTGGCCGGGATAGACACTAGGCGTGCCTCTCACTCCGAGCGTCAATTTCTGCAGCGAAGACGGAAGGGAGACCCCCTGCTGCCCCTGCACATTGGCTGTGTCCCAACCGGACAAATCCAAAGAAGTAAATCCGGTTCCAGTAAAAATCTGGCCCATATTCGTCACCTTGCTGGTGTTGAGTTTTTCCAGACCTTTGACGGAATTCAGCTTTCCAGCGTCAGTGAACATGGATTGCATATTGGTCACATGAGAGGTATCGAAGCTCGAAAGATCCAACGATTGCGCGGCGACGCGGCCAAACATGAAACTTGTGTTGGTCAAAGCCGGGGTGTGGAAATGATCCAGGCCGACAATGGAGGTCAGGAACCCATCGTACAGGAACATCGAACCCATCGAGGTGACTTTCTGAGTGTCGAAGCTGGAGACATCCAAAGTTCTGTATCTTGAAGCATAGAACATCGAGCCCATGTCGGTGACATTCTGGGTATGGAAATCGGTCAGGCCCTTGATGGTGGTCAACTGCATGTTGTTGTTGTTGGCGAACATGCTGTTCATATTGGTCACGTTCGAAGTGTCGAAACCGGAGACATCCAACGATGTCATCGCGAAATCGGATGAGAACATGCTGTTCATATTGGTCACTGCGGATGTATCAACGAAGCCGTTGGAGACGAAGGTCTTGAACCCGCCCTGGTTGTTATATCCGTGGAAATACTGCGCCGAGGTGTTGTTTAGCTTGGTCTTGTTCGGGCCAAGGAAAACGATGTGGTCCACCGTTGGATCGACCTGGTGCATCGTCACCCCGTAGATCGTCCTGACGGCAATGACGTCGCTGCTGTTGGGCATGGCGTTGTTGCCGGAAGCGTCTGCCGTGATGGTCAGCGTACATTCGCCGTTGCTGTCGACCGTCTTGGCCCAGCCGGCAAATCCGTTTTGCGCCGGGGCCGAGCCGAGGCATCCACCACGGGTGCGCAGGCCTGAAGGCTGAGACGCGGGACCTCGCGTCGAGTCAGACGCGCTTTTGCTTTGACCAGCATCAAGATTGATATAACCGGATTCAGCTGCAGAGGCGACAACGGGTGCCACCAACAGCGTTACGGCAACAAGTAAACCGATTGCCGTATTTTTCTTCTTCTTTAAATTATCTTTCACAATTCCCCCTAGTTTTGTGAAATGCATCATAAACCAATAATGCACGTTGCAATGCTAGGAAATTCAGGCAAAAAATTCAAGCCGACCGATTCCTCCCAGCCTGCAACCGTGTCATTATTGGGTTCAGGGGCAAATCCCGATATTCACTTGATATTGTATATTTATCGAAATTATTTATACATTACCTATATTTATACAATCATTTTGAATATAAATGCATAATTATTGGTTCAAAATTCGGCTGCAAGCGATAAATATATCGTTCTATTTATCACTCATCAAAAAAATTAGGCAAACGTTACATTAACCGCGATAAACCTGAAAAGATAAAAGCATAATTCAAGACACGCCGACAAAAATAGACACAGTCTTGTTTGCCAGCTATTTCTTCAGATGCATCTTGCGCAGAATCTGGGCAAGCAGACGCGGGCGACGCAGGAGGTTCGTACCCTCTTTGGCGGCATCGGGAGCGCCGTTGAGGGAGTATGTGTAAACCTTGTTGGAACTCGATTTGCCGACCAAATCGCCGAACTCGAGCAGCTGGGTGCGCGGCTCATAAGGGTGACGGATGTCGAACTCGAGAAGCCGTGCGGCACGCTGGGTCGGAGCCGGGCCGTAGGAACCGAACCCGCAGGTGGGCGTGGCGAAAAGCGTCAGGTCATCAGTGGTGCCGGCAAAACGGTTGCGGTGGTCGTGACCGGCCAGCAGCGCGAAATAACCGTCCGTCGACTTCAGAATGTCGAACTCGCCGGTATCGGTGTCGGGGCAGCTGACGCCCTCCCCCAGGAAGCTACCAGGCAGCGTCTTGGACTTGTCGATGACGTAATTGTGGCCTGCGAACGTGCGATAACCCTCCACGGCATGCGCGGCGGTGGCCGGCACCTCCTTGAGCAGATCGTAATATTGCGGCACCGGAATATGTTGGAAGACGATCGACTTGGCACCGACCAGCTTCGGGGCCACTTTCAGGAAGTCAAGCGCGCGCTGGCTGGGCGCGCCATAGCCGCCGAGCTTGCCGTAATCGCCGGAATTGAAAATCACCAGGCCGAGCACGTTGTCGCTTTTGTGGTCCTCGCTGACAGGAAGCACGAATGTGCCCGCCTCGCAAGGATAGATGTACTGGTCCGGCAGGCCGCTGCCAGGCTGCTTGCGAGGCCGGTCGGAACGCTTGATGGGCGGTTCCGGGTTCAGACAACCGGGAAATTCGCGATAGATCTCATCGAGTTCAGCGTTGGAGAGCCCGCACTGGAAATCGTGATTGCCGTAGGTCACGGCCCACGGAACGTGGCGCTCAATCAGCGGGGCAAGGAACTGCGAGATTTCCTGCCGCGCAAGCTCGCGGGTGTGCTCAAGTTCGGTGTTGCGCTGGTTAGTTGCCGCAGTGCCCATCGACCATTTCTGCGGCGTCCACGTGCGTTTGCGGAACGTTTTGGCGTACGCCTTGTCGTAACCGGCGATCTGGTTGCCGGAGAAAATGACGATATCGGGACGGGAACTGTCGACCGCGGCCTCGATGAGTTTGATGGTGTCTTTGTTGACCTTCGGGCCGTCCTGTATGTCTGCCAAGACCAGGACCCGGAACTTACCGGAATCGTGGAACTGCAGGCGGCCGAGACGCACCGAGACGGAAACAGGCCGGGTGTCGCCCTCCTGTACGGGTTGAATCCTCGGTTTAGAAGAAAGACCATGCGTTCCGTGTGTCTGCTCAGTCATGATTCCAACCTTCGTGTTGTTGACAATCCCACCAATACCACCAGCATCATTACCTCATTACTGGAATATTATCCCACAATAATAAAAAACCTCGCAACTTATAAAGCTGCGAGGCTTTTGCATCTTTGCTGGGGTACCTGGACTCGAACCAAGAACAACTGAACCAGAATCAGCCGTGTTGCCAATTACACCATACCCCAATTGGCTTGGTGCTGTAGCCGTTAAGTAACTATAGCACTTCGTACCTCCAATCGGATTTGAACCGATGTTGGCGCCGTGAGAGGGCGTAGTCCTAGACCGCTAGACGATGGAGGCTTAACTTATCGCTGCCCTTCCCAAGGCAACAAACTAGTAGTTTATAGGAAAGCCTGAATAAGCGCAACCCGGCGTGTTGACTTTGCCTGGAGCCGAACGGCAGGTCGCGCTTTTCAAAGCTTACTTAACCGGGCTTTATCCGCTTTACAGATGCTCGCGCAAGCCCTTGAGACGAGCGAGCGTCAGCGGCTTGCCGACGATCTCCATGGACTCGAAAAGCGGCGGGGAAACGCGGCGGCCGGACATGGCCACGCGCACCGGGCCGAACGCCAGACGCGGCTTGAAACCGCCGTCTTCGACCAGCGCCTTGTTGAGCGTCTCGTGGAGGTTATCGGTCTTCCAATCGGCTTCGGCGACGTCGCTCAACGCGGCGATGGCCTTGTCGAGTACTTCGGGAGCGGAATCCTTGAGCGTCTTGCGGGCGTCGTCCTCGGGCTCGATGTATTCGTCCTCGCTCAGCAGGCTTCCGGCCATGCCGGCGACCTCGCCAAGCAGACGCACACGCGGCTGGACCAGCGGAGCGGCGGCCGTGAGAATCGTGCGTTCGCGGTCAGTCAGCTTGTCCCACGAATCAGCGGAGACCACACCATCGCGGTGCAGATACGGCACGGAACGGTTGAGGAAGTCCTGCGGCTCGAGCATGCGGATATGCTCGGCGTTGATGGAGATGGCCTTGTCGATGTCAAAGTGGGCCGGGTTGGCCTTGACGTCACGGATGTCGAACTTCTCAACCATCTCGTCCATGCTGAACACGTCGCGGTCGGGCGCGATCGACCAACCGAGCAGTGCCAAGTAG
This window encodes:
- a CDS encoding BspA family leucine-rich repeat surface protein, with product MKDNLKKKKNTAIGLLVAVTLLVAPVVASAAESGYINLDAGQSKSASDSTRGPASQPSGLRTRGGCLGSAPAQNGFAGWAKTVDSNGECTLTITADASGNNAMPNSSDVIAVRTIYGVTMHQVDPTVDHIVFLGPNKTKLNNTSAQYFHGYNNQGGFKTFVSNGFVDTSAVTNMNSMFSSDFAMTSLDVSGFDTSNVTNMNSMFANNNNMQLTTIKGLTDFHTQNVTDMGSMFYASRYRTLDVSSFDTQKVTSMGSMFLYDGFLTSIVGLDHFHTPALTNTSFMFGRVAAQSLDLSSFDTSHVTNMQSMFTDAGKLNSVKGLEKLNTSKVTNMGQIFTGTGFTSLDLSGWDTANVQGQQGVSLPSSLQKLTLGVRGTPSVYPGQYKSLQVNGLPEANKGLEENGYTGKWVKVVDAPVASNDALKGNEFNSAADLVKAINVFSRTPIPAATYVWESYRDVTTNVTAPSAKYKVDGNNAALRSHGYSANVPQSDGTSKLVERFAPMALPAGPTNLRYANGGHVSHDYTFAGWKDAATNTSYAAGSSVTPAENGTSVASAWTLVRDASALNDEIVQDSKLVQADYTPATWATFKKALDAANAVLDGNGNQSAVDKALSALQSGHNGLEVLPNKLGLTTLLDMANAKHQADYRPSTWTALVNAIAGANTVNANANATRNDVNAAQTALKKAIDGLVLKADKSSLGVLIGKASAAHQSDYTAASWKPLVRALSDAKAVMDDADATQQNVNGAQAKLLDAFTGLDKPAKVVEKPVEKPGDNGQSDQTDHNSQQNNAASSNQPAQTSGNNGNAANGAPAAQPAAQPQTTVNRIVVQRPVVAPAPVLGAQPDSSQNNSGTTGNDTVKEPKKKDSGKYVCKTDTGNYVTLSGWLEPASSMGLPRCSVHQSAPETSNAPKTQFNWWIIVALIFIVATAILAIQYYRSEHPQGAKATASQHAQRY
- a CDS encoding metallophosphoesterase, with translation MTEQTHGTHGLSSKPRIQPVQEGDTRPVSVSVRLGRLQFHDSGKFRVLVLADIQDGPKVNKDTIKLIEAAVDSSRPDIVIFSGNQIAGYDKAYAKTFRKRTWTPQKWSMGTAATNQRNTELEHTRELARQEISQFLAPLIERHVPWAVTYGNHDFQCGLSNAELDEIYREFPGCLNPEPPIKRSDRPRKQPGSGLPDQYIYPCEAGTFVLPVSEDHKSDNVLGLVIFNSGDYGKLGGYGAPSQRALDFLKVAPKLVGAKSIVFQHIPVPQYYDLLKEVPATAAHAVEGYRTFAGHNYVIDKSKTLPGSFLGEGVSCPDTDTGEFDILKSTDGYFALLAGHDHRNRFAGTTDDLTLFATPTCGFGSYGPAPTQRAARLLEFDIRHPYEPRTQLLEFGDLVGKSSSNKVYTYSLNGAPDAAKEGTNLLRRPRLLAQILRKMHLKK